In Cytophagales bacterium, the following are encoded in one genomic region:
- a CDS encoding nuclear transport factor 2 family protein produces the protein MMTLKLFISTVLMLGAFTFGFANYANNEEASVSEIKAVAEQFIEVVDKNDAESLRQLLHPDMIQYTYLGDKLIPFKGADFAQMVGDKKLGGVPRKISHKSAKIIRDNTALVVMSAVSSEYDFMYQLSLAKVDDAWVIVGILVDVNKVG, from the coding sequence ATGATGACACTAAAACTCTTTATATCTACTGTACTCATGTTGGGTGCCTTTACGTTCGGGTTTGCCAACTATGCCAACAACGAGGAAGCTTCCGTAAGCGAGATCAAAGCGGTAGCAGAACAATTTATCGAAGTAGTCGATAAAAACGATGCCGAATCTTTACGTCAGTTGTTGCACCCGGACATGATCCAATACACCTATCTGGGAGACAAACTGATCCCTTTCAAAGGGGCGGATTTTGCTCAAATGGTTGGCGACAAAAAACTGGGTGGCGTTCCTCGAAAAATCAGCCACAAATCCGCAAAGATCATTCGCGACAACACAGCACTAGTCGTCATGAGTGCAGTCAGTAGTGAATATGACTTCATGTACCAGCTGTCCTTAGCCAAAGTCGATGACGCATGGGTAATTGTGGGTATTCTCGTCGATGTAAACAA